One stretch of Corynebacterium imitans DNA includes these proteins:
- a CDS encoding ABC transporter permease, with translation MTTTTAPASSQARPTKRRRRSSPGIYPVLLILLVLVAAPLASVLVTAVTGYREEPSALGTLAEPEMLGVLGNTVVLSLIVVFFATLFAAPLALFRAWTPMRNAEWVEVLIMVPFMTPPFAAAMAWMDFTRVRGVAEMLLGETLGGFAHDAIYSVWGMGFIMAAELFPFLYLILRNCFAAIPASQLEMAQVAGASRWQQCSRIIAPMVIGPYSLGALIVFIKAAGEFGTPVTLGNAIGYKVLVSSIYEDVTIDPLSFSNAAATSSVLFALGVTAWAIQQWASRKDLTGGGRAARPVRLRASRSAMALAWIYSFVVFALSVFIPYISIVLAAMTILRSKAPTLDNLTFDYFGIVLAMPSAQEALTRSIVLGAIGATTAVLLGLAVTLMTMRKCGALVKVADFLAVAPDTLPGIVLAIGFILLWNSPSLPWTPYGTQFILVMAFTVLFTPMAVQNVKTSAASMSPAMLEAAAICGATPWQTFARVTVPLLAPGLFAGWLLAFFVGIRELVMSSLIRPSNINLLAPWIMNQYDQGHRAEAMAMTLIGVGTSTIVLVCVRWWQSRHAR, from the coding sequence TTGACGACGACCACCGCGCCGGCCTCCAGCCAAGCCCGCCCCACCAAGCGCCGCAGGCGCAGTAGTCCTGGCATCTACCCGGTGCTGCTGATCCTGCTCGTGCTCGTCGCCGCCCCACTTGCATCGGTACTGGTCACCGCGGTGACCGGGTATCGCGAGGAGCCCTCGGCGTTGGGGACGCTGGCGGAACCCGAGATGCTCGGGGTGCTCGGCAACACGGTGGTGCTCTCGCTGATCGTGGTGTTCTTCGCCACCCTCTTCGCGGCCCCGCTCGCCCTCTTCCGAGCGTGGACGCCCATGCGCAATGCAGAGTGGGTCGAAGTGCTCATCATGGTGCCGTTCATGACCCCGCCGTTTGCCGCCGCAATGGCGTGGATGGATTTCACCCGCGTGCGTGGCGTGGCCGAGATGCTGCTGGGTGAGACACTCGGCGGTTTTGCCCACGATGCGATCTACTCCGTGTGGGGCATGGGGTTCATCATGGCCGCCGAGCTCTTCCCCTTCCTGTACTTGATCTTGCGAAACTGTTTCGCGGCCATCCCCGCTTCGCAGCTGGAGATGGCGCAGGTGGCGGGCGCATCCCGCTGGCAGCAGTGCTCGCGCATCATCGCCCCGATGGTGATTGGGCCCTATTCGCTGGGCGCGCTCATCGTCTTCATCAAGGCAGCTGGCGAGTTTGGTACGCCAGTGACCTTGGGCAACGCGATTGGCTACAAGGTGCTCGTGTCCTCTATCTACGAGGACGTCACGATCGACCCGCTCAGCTTCTCCAACGCCGCGGCTACCTCCAGCGTGCTGTTCGCCCTTGGTGTGACCGCGTGGGCGATCCAGCAGTGGGCGAGCCGGAAAGACCTCACCGGTGGTGGGCGGGCTGCGCGGCCGGTGCGGCTGCGGGCGTCGAGAAGCGCAATGGCGCTGGCGTGGATCTACAGCTTCGTCGTGTTTGCGCTTTCCGTGTTCATTCCATACATCTCGATTGTTCTGGCGGCGATGACGATCCTGCGGTCTAAGGCACCGACACTCGATAACCTCACGTTTGACTACTTCGGGATCGTGCTAGCGATGCCTTCCGCGCAGGAGGCGCTCACCCGTTCTATCGTGCTGGGCGCGATCGGCGCGACCACGGCCGTGCTGCTCGGCCTGGCGGTCACGCTCATGACGATGCGGAAGTGCGGCGCGCTGGTGAAGGTAGCCGATTTTCTCGCCGTTGCCCCCGACACGCTGCCGGGCATTGTCCTGGCCATCGGCTTTATTCTCCTGTGGAACTCGCCGAGCCTGCCGTGGACGCCGTACGGCACGCAGTTCATCCTGGTCATGGCATTTACGGTCCTGTTTACCCCGATGGCGGTGCAGAACGTGAAGACTTCTGCGGCATCCATGTCTCCCGCCATGCTCGAGGCTGCCGCGATCTGCGGTGCTACGCCGTGGCAGACCTTTGCCCGCGTCACCGTGCCGTTGCTCGCGCCCGGGCTGTTCGCCGGTTGGCTGCTTGCCTTCTTCGTGGGCATCCGCGAACTGGTGATGTCCTCGCTGATCCGACCGAGCAACATCAACCTGCTCGCGCCCTGGATTATGAACCAGTACGACCAAGGCCATCGCGCGGAGGCGATGGCGATGACGCTGATCGGCGTGGGCACCTCCACCATCGTGCTCGTGTGCGTGCGTTGGTGGCAGTCCCGCCACGCGCGTTAG
- a CDS encoding O-acetylhomoserine/O-acetylserine sulfhydrylase, with translation MSNYDNSNANEWSFATRSIHAGQTVDSDTGARNQPIYMTTSYVFDDAQHAENRFNLSDAGPIYTRLTNPTQQALEDRLASLEGGVAAVAFASGMAAETAAILNLASAGDHIVTSPRLYGGTETLFEVTLPRLGINVTFVDDPDDPASWQEAVEPNTKAFYAETFGNPIADVLDIPAVAEVAHANQVPLIVDNTMATAALVRPLELGADIVVVSTTKFYTGNGAAIGGAIIDGGKFDWTVQRDGKDVFPYFTTPDPAYHGLKYADLGAPAFALKARAGLLRDTGAAISPFNAWVALQGLDTLQLRVNKHNENAAAVAEFLASHEKVAKVNYAGLPDSPYKAVKEKLGIEHTGSVLSFEVAGDPDDRTNAWAFIDALKLHSNLANIGDVRSLVVHPASTTHSQSTPEGLKRAGISQATVRLSVGIEDITDIIDDLKRGFAAI, from the coding sequence ATGAGCAACTACGACAACTCCAACGCCAACGAGTGGTCCTTCGCCACCCGCTCCATCCACGCAGGCCAAACCGTCGACTCCGATACCGGCGCGCGCAACCAGCCGATTTACATGACCACGAGCTACGTCTTCGACGACGCGCAGCACGCGGAGAACCGCTTCAACCTCTCGGACGCGGGCCCGATCTACACACGCCTGACCAACCCGACCCAGCAGGCGCTGGAAGATCGACTCGCATCCCTGGAAGGCGGCGTCGCCGCCGTCGCTTTCGCCTCCGGCATGGCCGCGGAGACCGCCGCGATCCTCAACCTCGCCTCGGCCGGCGACCACATCGTCACCTCCCCGCGCCTCTACGGCGGCACGGAAACGCTCTTCGAGGTCACGCTGCCGCGCCTGGGCATCAACGTCACCTTCGTAGATGACCCGGACGACCCGGCCAGCTGGCAGGAAGCCGTCGAGCCCAACACCAAGGCCTTTTATGCGGAGACCTTCGGCAACCCGATCGCCGACGTGCTGGACATCCCGGCAGTCGCCGAGGTCGCGCACGCGAACCAGGTGCCGCTGATCGTGGACAACACGATGGCCACCGCCGCCCTGGTGCGTCCGCTCGAGCTCGGCGCCGACATCGTCGTGGTCTCCACCACGAAGTTCTACACCGGCAACGGCGCGGCCATCGGCGGCGCGATCATCGACGGCGGCAAGTTCGACTGGACCGTCCAGCGCGACGGCAAGGACGTCTTCCCCTACTTCACTACCCCGGACCCGGCTTACCACGGTCTGAAGTACGCCGACCTGGGCGCGCCCGCCTTCGCGCTCAAGGCTCGCGCCGGATTGCTGCGCGACACCGGTGCGGCGATTTCCCCGTTCAACGCGTGGGTCGCGCTCCAGGGCCTGGACACGCTCCAGCTGCGTGTGAACAAGCACAACGAGAACGCCGCGGCCGTCGCCGAGTTCCTCGCCAGCCATGAGAAGGTGGCCAAGGTCAACTACGCCGGCCTGCCGGATTCCCCGTACAAGGCCGTCAAGGAGAAACTCGGCATCGAGCACACCGGCTCCGTGCTTTCCTTCGAGGTCGCGGGCGATCCGGACGACCGCACCAACGCCTGGGCGTTCATCGACGCGCTGAAGCTGCACTCCAACCTGGCCAACATCGGCGACGTCCGCTCCCTGGTCGTCCACCCGGCGTCGACCACCCACTCGCAGTCCACCCCGGAGGGGCTCAAGCGCGCGGGCATTAGCCAGGCCACGGTCCGCCTGTCGGTTGGTATTGAGGACATCACCGACATCATCGACGACCTCAAGCGCGGTTTCGCGGCGATTTAG
- the metX gene encoding homoserine O-acetyltransferase MetX, translated as MRTLAPEGQLAVVDIGSVHTEAGAQVDEVQIAYRRWGEPAGDPHGSNNILLVEHALTGDTDAADWWSEAIGPGKALDTDQWCVICTNALGSCYGSTGPASAHPDADGTVWGSRFPAVSIRDMVQAEHRFLGELGFSRVHAVLGGSMGGARALEWTLLHPEQVDYALVIAVSARASAWQIGVQTAQITSITHDPAWQGGDYHGTGHSPDAGLAAARRLAHLTYRGEMEIDERFGTSAQTGENPLGPYRADGERFAVQSYLEHQGRKLTERFDAASYVTLTEALNRHDVGRGRGGLNKALASSTVPTMIVGVDTDILYPYHQQEHLSRNLGNLLAMSKLSSPVGHDAFLVEARQMDRVLRNFIALTHETPSAHDVAVTRGDYDI; from the coding sequence ATGCGCACTCTCGCCCCGGAAGGTCAGCTCGCGGTCGTCGATATCGGCTCGGTGCACACCGAGGCCGGTGCCCAGGTCGACGAAGTGCAGATTGCTTATCGACGCTGGGGCGAACCGGCCGGCGACCCCCACGGCAGCAACAACATCCTCCTTGTTGAGCACGCTTTAACCGGCGACACGGACGCTGCCGACTGGTGGTCCGAGGCTATCGGCCCTGGCAAGGCCCTCGACACGGACCAGTGGTGCGTGATCTGCACCAACGCTCTGGGCTCCTGCTACGGGTCAACAGGCCCGGCCTCCGCGCACCCGGACGCCGACGGCACGGTCTGGGGCTCGCGTTTCCCAGCCGTGTCCATCCGCGACATGGTGCAGGCCGAACACCGCTTCTTAGGCGAGCTCGGTTTCTCTCGCGTCCACGCCGTCCTCGGCGGTTCCATGGGTGGCGCCCGCGCGCTCGAATGGACGCTGCTCCACCCGGAGCAGGTGGACTACGCCCTGGTCATCGCCGTATCCGCGCGGGCGAGCGCCTGGCAGATCGGCGTGCAGACCGCGCAGATCACCTCGATCACCCACGACCCGGCTTGGCAGGGCGGCGACTACCACGGCACCGGCCACTCCCCCGACGCGGGTCTGGCCGCCGCGCGCCGCCTCGCGCACCTGACCTACCGCGGCGAGATGGAGATCGACGAACGCTTCGGCACTTCTGCCCAGACCGGCGAGAACCCGCTCGGCCCCTACCGCGCCGACGGCGAGCGCTTCGCCGTCCAGTCCTACCTGGAGCACCAGGGCCGTAAGCTCACCGAGCGCTTCGACGCCGCCTCCTACGTCACGCTCACCGAGGCGCTCAACCGCCACGACGTGGGCCGCGGACGCGGCGGGCTGAACAAGGCGCTGGCCTCATCGACGGTGCCCACCATGATCGTCGGCGTGGACACCGACATCCTCTACCCCTATCACCAGCAGGAACACCTCTCGCGCAACCTGGGCAACCTGCTGGCAATGTCGAAGCTGTCCTCCCCCGTCGGCCACGACGCCTTCCTCGTGGAGGCGCGCCAGATGGACCGCGTGCTGCGCAACTTCATCGCGCTGACGCACGAAACCCCGTCCGCGCACGACGTCGCGGTCACGCGCGGGGACTACGACATATAG
- a CDS encoding ABC transporter substrate-binding protein, with the protein MKKFAAVIAGVAAALTMTACGSVESVDESAESTGAAQSETSAAKWEAPEGLSGELDYYSANPQGLTDALVEAFEERTDVKVNVFADTTGKITAKLKAEEANPQADVVYLASWKAASKQAEDGALEPYKPANIENSNPDWNAPDDTFHGRDGSALTLIANTDVIDEAPADWEDLADPKYKDLVIMPDPRESGTAADLLAAMVAEWGEDKTWELFDKLFDNGMIVEGANGPALDKVTSGSKGVVLGGVDYSGYSKKDKGESLEINLPLSGTTVSPRPVMIMKTSDNKEAAKAFVDFMFSEEAQEISASKYMIPANPEVAPKESPKLAEIAQISDDWEAISSESKNVREQFAERYL; encoded by the coding sequence ATGAAGAAGTTTGCTGCCGTTATCGCAGGTGTTGCTGCGGCGCTGACCATGACCGCTTGCGGTTCCGTCGAGTCCGTCGACGAGTCCGCGGAATCCACTGGCGCTGCGCAGAGCGAAACCTCCGCCGCCAAGTGGGAGGCACCGGAAGGGCTTTCCGGCGAGCTGGACTACTACTCTGCGAACCCGCAGGGGCTGACTGACGCGCTGGTCGAGGCGTTCGAGGAGCGCACCGACGTCAAGGTCAACGTGTTTGCTGACACCACCGGCAAGATCACCGCCAAGCTCAAGGCGGAGGAAGCCAACCCGCAGGCGGACGTGGTCTACCTCGCGTCCTGGAAGGCGGCCTCCAAGCAGGCGGAAGATGGCGCGCTGGAGCCCTACAAGCCGGCCAACATCGAGAACTCCAACCCGGACTGGAACGCCCCGGACGACACGTTCCACGGCCGCGACGGTTCCGCACTGACGCTCATCGCCAACACCGACGTCATCGACGAGGCACCGGCCGACTGGGAGGACCTGGCCGACCCGAAGTACAAGGACCTGGTCATCATGCCGGACCCGCGCGAGTCGGGTACCGCGGCTGACCTGCTTGCCGCCATGGTCGCCGAGTGGGGAGAGGACAAGACCTGGGAGCTGTTCGACAAGCTCTTTGACAACGGCATGATCGTTGAGGGTGCGAACGGCCCCGCGCTGGACAAGGTCACCTCCGGCTCCAAGGGCGTCGTGCTGGGCGGCGTGGACTACTCCGGCTACTCCAAGAAGGACAAGGGAGAATCCCTGGAGATCAACCTGCCGCTGTCGGGCACCACTGTGTCCCCGCGCCCGGTCATGATCATGAAGACCTCCGACAACAAGGAGGCCGCGAAGGCCTTCGTGGACTTCATGTTCTCCGAGGAAGCGCAGGAGATCTCCGCATCCAAGTACATGATCCCGGCGAACCCGGAGGTCGCGCCGAAGGAAAGCCCGAAGCTCGCCGAAATCGCGCAGATCTCTGACGACTGGGAGGCCATCTCCTCCGAGTCCAAGAACGTCCGCGAGCAGTTCGCGGAGCGCTACCTGTAA
- a CDS encoding metallophosphoesterase family protein — translation MTAPLLVLADIHLGRPQSGAKKTGPGIDWALGALQRGAQAGAGHMVMLGDVIDRKRFTDATFDEVTRFFNRACELFDTTVFIAGNHDVHHDLSDVIPRGVTVAGPHPQTLRAGEWALHTAAVEVDRDPRRLVPSFPQPIDGAPNLGLLHTSVTGEYSNNPCLPCSVEELEACGYDAWALGHVHERLQLEASVPISWVGMGSASLCAALDDATVAVSYMS, via the coding sequence ATGACCGCACCACTTCTCGTCCTCGCAGACATCCACCTCGGCCGCCCGCAGTCGGGCGCGAAGAAAACCGGCCCGGGCATTGACTGGGCGCTCGGTGCACTGCAGCGCGGGGCGCAGGCCGGGGCTGGGCATATGGTGATGCTTGGCGACGTCATCGACCGCAAAAGGTTCACCGACGCCACCTTCGACGAGGTCACCCGCTTCTTCAACCGCGCCTGCGAGCTCTTCGACACGACCGTCTTCATCGCCGGCAACCACGACGTGCACCACGACCTCTCCGACGTGATCCCGCGTGGCGTCACGGTCGCCGGTCCGCACCCGCAGACGCTTCGGGCAGGCGAGTGGGCGCTGCACACCGCCGCCGTCGAGGTCGACCGCGACCCGCGCCGGCTGGTGCCTTCGTTCCCGCAGCCTATCGACGGCGCGCCAAACCTCGGACTCCTGCACACTTCCGTCACTGGCGAGTATTCCAACAACCCTTGCCTGCCCTGCAGCGTCGAGGAGCTCGAGGCCTGCGGATACGACGCGTGGGCACTCGGGCACGTCCACGAGCGCCTGCAGCTCGAGGCGTCGGTGCCCATCAGCTGGGTGGGGATGGGCAGCGCGAGCCTGTGCGCCGCGCTTGACGACGCCACCGTGGCCGTCTCCTATATGTCGTAG